From a region of the Cygnus atratus isolate AKBS03 ecotype Queensland, Australia chromosome 3, CAtr_DNAZoo_HiC_assembly, whole genome shotgun sequence genome:
- the MAL gene encoding myelin and lymphocyte protein, translating into MSSATSTSSLPSGLAVLTTFPDVLFIPELIFGGLVWILVASSKVSEPMLQGWVMFVSVFCFVMTATLLFLYMCGAHGGSSSWVTLDVICQETAALFYLSAAVLEAYYTYTVKGFFAVPQRRSIYQENVAAVVFAFVATLLYVIHKIYSLRRWKSS; encoded by the exons ATGTCCTCGGCAACTTCCACCAGCTCTTTGCCCAGCGGCCTGGCCGTCCTGACGACTTTCCCAGATGTGCTCTTCATTCCTGAATTG ATCTTTGGGGGCCTTGTCTGGATCCTCGTTGCCTCCTCAAAGGTCTCAGAGCccatgctgcagggctgggtgatGTTTGTCTCTGTGTTCTGCTTTGTCATGACCGCCACCCTCCTGTTCCTCTACATGTGTGGGGCGCAcgggggcagcagctcctgggtcACTTTG GATGTCATCTGCCAGGAGACAGCAGCACTGTTCTacctcagtgctgctgtgttgGAAGCCTACTACACCTATACAGTAAAGGGTTTCTTTGCCGTCCCTCAGAGGAGGTCCATCTACCAGGAGAACGTTGCTGCTGTG GTATTTGCATTCGTAGCTACCCTGTTGTACGTGATCCATAAGATATACTCTCTCCGCCGATGGAAATCATCCTAA